In the genome of Colletotrichum lupini chromosome 8, complete sequence, one region contains:
- a CDS encoding allantoin transport, with protein MMFLTRLTRACSSRHEFKQFIQTKEHPEEGTAYFNEDLLPTPSGSYNLGATLISIGLQWWHGMIAAVIGSAILSVVVFLNSRGATCYHVGFPVYVRAAAGVSGANLFIVVRASVAVIYFATQSFYGGMLTSVALRAIFGSGWDNITNRLPTSAGITSKNLLAFFIFWIMQFPVMFIHPTMLRHLFVVKSVATTAGLVGVLGWAVHANGGSLGGFNFGAKSLSGAALVWPMIQAINSVMAALCPILVNQPDVARYATRPAQATWSQAIGILVSKVLVMFLSCATTSAAAGVLGKSYWNVWDLYNAILTEYWGPGARAGMFFASAGMILAIIATNAGSNSLPVGADTSGLWPRYINIVRGQVICALLAPLCVPWKIIASASSFLTFLGSYTVFLMPTCGIMVVDYWIIRRGNLHVPSLYTKVEGAPYTYYKGWNLRAVAAWVAGVAFTVHGIAGNLDPDSVNQASKNMYKLGFLLSLAMGSLVYFVACAIWPIPVYPQELESEIRTGFESMAPSEGFFPGESVDTIRGVFYAVEETEVKQTTGKSAGAESISEKYTV; from the exons ATGATGTTCTTGACGAGGCTCACAAGAGCTTGCTCGTCCCGGCACGAGTTCAAGCAATTCATCCAAACCAAAGAACATCCCGAAGAGGGGACGGCGTACTTCAACGAAGACTTGCTACCTACTCCTTCAG GCTCTTACAATCTTGGAGCAACTCTCATCTCAATTGGCTTA CAATGGTGGCACGGCATGATTGCAGCCGTGATCGGCTCCGCTATCCTCAGCGTTGTGGTGTTCCTCAACTCCCGCGGTGCAACTTGCTATCATGTTGGATTCCCCGTTTACGTTCGCGCTGCTGCCGGTGTTAGCGGTGCAAACCTATTTATAGTCGTACGCGCCTCCGTCGCCGTCATCTACTTCGCAACTCAGTCATTCTATGGCGGTATGCTCACTTCAGTGGCCCTCAGGGCCATATTCGGCTCCGGGTGggataatattactaaccgcCTCCCGACAAGCGCGGGGATTACTTCCAAGAACCTGTTGGCATTCTTCATCTTCTGGATCATGCAGTTTCCGGTGATGTTCATCCATCCGACTATGCTTCGACACCTATTTGTGGTGAAGTCCGTGGCTACAACTGCAGGTCTAGTCGGCGTCCTAGGATGGGCAGTACATGCGAATGGAGGGAGCCTGGGTGGTTTTAACTTTGGAGCAAAGTCTCTAAGCGGCGCGGCACTTGTGTGGCCCATGATCCAAGCTATTAACAGCGTCATGGCGGCCCTCTGCCCGATCCTGGTCAACCAACCTGATGTCGCTCGGTACGCTACACGTCCAGCACAGGCAACCTGGTCACAAGCCATTGGGATCCTGGTCAGTAAGGTGCTCGTCATGTTTCTGAGCTGTGCCACAACTAGTGCGGCTGCTGGTGTTCTTGGCAAGAGCTATTGGAACGTCTGGGATCTCTACAACGCTATCTTGACTGAGTACTGGGGTCCTGGAGCCCGCGCTGGGATGTTCTTCGCTTCGGCG GGCATGATTTTGGCGATTATCGCGACCAATGCCGGCTCAAATTCCCTGCCTGTCGGTGCTGATACCAGCGGGCTGTGGCCGAGGTATATCAACATTGTCAGGGGTCAGGTGATATGTGCTCTGCTTGCACCCCTTTGTGTACCGTGGAAAATTATCGCCAGTGCCAGTTCCTTCCTCACTTTCTTGGGGTCATACACCGTTTTCTTGATGCCGACCTGTGGT ATCATGGTTGTAGACTACTGGATCATCCGTCGAGGAAACCTCCATGTTCCAAGCTTGTACACAAAAGTAGAAGGCGCTCCTTACACGTACTACAAAGGTTGGAATTTGCGCGCGGTCGCCGCATGGGTTGCTGGCGTTGCATTTACTGTACATGGCATTGCTGGAAATCTTGACCCCGACTCCGTTAACCAGGCAAGCAAGAACATGTATAAGCTCGGTTTTCTGCTTTCTCTCGCAATGGGTTCGCTAGTCTACTTCGTAGCTTGTGCTATCTGGCCCATTCCGGTTTATCCACAAGAGCTGGAGTCAGAGATACGCACGGGCTTTGAGAGCATGGCGCCATCAGAGGGTTTCTTTCCCGGAGAGAGTGTTGATACTATTCGTGGAGTCTTTTATGCCGTTGAGGAGACTGAAGTCAAGCAGACTACGGGGAAGAGCGCCGGCGCTGAGTCTATCAGCGAGAAGTATACGGTTTAG
- a CDS encoding chitin deacetylase 1 yields the protein MVHVEESLQIPRDFEGFGEEGFDPKWPDGARIAVSFVLNYEEGGERSTLDGDPFSEPYLWEKGASGGYKEGARYLNAEQDFEYGSRSASWRLIRLFKEFGWSFTTYAVAHALKRNPTFAKALVRDGHEIACHGLRWLDIWNYSLEEDKEYIKQNILMLKEVSGEMPVGAYFGRGTPNTPSLFPEVWKSLGGEFLWSSECYNDDVPYWLDLPWEKELPEEKREGMLLIPYNYDCNDGKFHMSPGFGSSVAETYEQYLKNTFDCLYREGGKLMNIPLHTRIIGKPGRSEALRKFMKYIAEKEGEVDEGQMNHMYVVNIKLFDRDSQISARKHPVETVECRKRPVDTNMVGTSDRRRHRQILGGSDKTGMTSETQNSVSPPLATPGAVAVNPRKRGRTACTRCKSRKQKVQCDDQYPICSNCRKSGAQCDKTDVSDDASSIAYTRALEERVAFLENKLAQVPTPEATTTPRETASNYSVPSGRDKNALSDVVAHVSLGNFEAPAYVGPSSGLSLALNLGEMVQATVWNKMLPDIQDSTTGNQANCINPSPRCITVEDLLAHSVKEPPSDEQGSQMLKAYTSQLHSKYPFLEPEELWKLHSERMTLAAKPTQTLTRIERFGIFKLYLVYAMGATLVQLTQRGPVLSPEHISAARESRTVQNIEAMTLLVMFHLRSTSSHGLWYMIGLAMRTSIDLGLHHAAHEQNLDGPIVQRRRRLFWSVYSLERTIAVSLGRPLSIADNQIDVELPNTIINGSPSASVLVGNDITLALVLFKLRRIESKIHHSVYRTDKTLDALRPKLDRLHQQLKFWRDSLRDWIPAGHPDLNYALLLYNRALRLLIQPFLPILPATDPFYGLCMRAAGDICQAHKRLHQTLDYGHSFIAVQTVFVAGVTLVYGIWTQGNALWSVAVSNDIRACSLVLFVMSERAPWVRKYRDAFEVLVNAAMEKLQDNEAGLAEMASAQMRAGKAPGAADSRGVQNPDLSGNETTTRPIDSTYNQFLMSEDGGIALGEFEGAWPMVAELANWIDQDTEGASPVWMPNFELLQSLSGTWNE from the exons ATGGTTCATGTCGAAGAAAGCTTGCAGATACCCCGGGACTTTGAGG GTTTCGGCGAGGAGGGCTTCGATCCAAAATGGCCAGATGGTGCCCGTATCGCGGTTTCTTTCGTCCTCAACTATGA GGAAGGCGGAGAACGAAGCACATTGGACGGAGACCCTTTCTCAGAACCTTACTTATGGGAGAAAGGCGCATCCGGTGGCTACAAAGAAGGCGCCAGGTACCTCAATGCTGAGCAAGACTTTGAGTATGGCAGTCGCTCAGCCTCTTGGCGTCTTATCCGTCTCTTCAAAGAGTTTGGCTGGAGCTTCACTACTTACGCTGTAGCGCACGCGCTCAAGCGTAACCCAACCTTTGCAAAGGCGCTGGTCCGAGACGGGCACGAAATCGCTTGTCACGGACTCAGATGGCTGGATATCTGGAACTATTCACTCGAGGAGGACAAGGAATACATCAAACAGAACATCCTGATGCTGAAGGAAGTATCAGGTGAGATGCCCGTCGGCGCTTACTTTGGCCGTGGTACACCCAATACCCCCTCGCTATTCCCGGAAGTATGGAAGAGTCTTGGAGGAGAGTTTCTCTGGTCTTCTGAATGCTACAACGATGATGTTCCTTACTGGCTCGACTTGCCATGGGAGAAGGAGTTGCCAGAGGAGAAGCGAGAAGGCATGCTGCTTATCCCCTACAATTATGATTGCAACGATGGAAAATTTCACATGTCGCCCGGCTTTGGCAGCTCTGTTGCGGAGACGTATGAGCAGTATTTGAAGAACACCTTTGATTGCTTGTACAGAGAGGGCGGCAAGCTGATGAACATTCCATTGCATACACGTATCATTGGCAAACCAGGCAGATCGGAGGCTTTGAGGAAGTTCATGAAGTACATTGCGGAAAAAGAAGGA GAAGTGGATGAAGGGCAAATGAATCACATGTATGTAGTCAATATCAAATTGTTTGACCGT GATTCTCAGATTTCGGCCAGAAAGCACCCTGTCGAGACGGTCGAATGCCGAAAACGGCCAGTTGACACAAATATGGTCGGAACCTCCGATCGGAG GCGGCATCGGCAAATTTTAGGAGGATCCGACAA GACGGGCATGACGTCCGAAACTCAGAACTCGGTATCACCGCCCCTGGCCACGCCCGGGGCTGTAGCTGTGAACCCCCGGAAGAGGGGCAGGACTGCATGTACGAGATGCAAAAGTCGTAAGCAGAAG GTCCAGTGTGACGACCAATATCCTATTTGCTCCAATTGTCGTAAATCAGGAGCACAGTGTGATAAGACAGATGTCTCCGACGATGCTTCATCGATTGC ATACACACGAGCTCTCGAAGAGCGAGTAGCTTTCTTGGAGAACAAGCTAGCCCAAGTCCCTACCCCAGAAGCAACCACAACTCCAAGGGAAACCGCAAGCAACTACTCGGTTCCGTCGGGTAGAGACAAAAATGCCCTCAGTGACGTTGTAGCACACGTCTCGCTAGGAAACTTCGAGGCGCCGGCTTATGTTGGACCCTCGTCTGGACTATCCCTAGCCCTGAATCTTGGCGAGATGGTTCAAGCGACTGTCTGGAATAAGATGTTGCCAGACATACAGGATAGCACTACAGGCAATCAAGCTAACTGCATCAATCCCAGTCCGAGATGCATCACAGTGGAAGATCTTTTGGCTCATAGTGTCAAGGAACCTCCAAGTGATGAGCAGGGTTCTCAAATGCTCAAAGCGTACACTTCTCAGCTGCACTCCAAGTACCCTTTCCTGGAGCCTGAGGAGTTGTGGAAGTTGCATAGCGAGAGAATGACTCTGGCTGCTAAACCAACACAAACTCTTACAAGGATTGAACGCTTCGGTATCTTCAAGTTGTACCTTGTATACGCTATGGGGGCAACTTTAGTGCAATTGACGCAAAGGGGGCCAGTGTTATCTCCAGAG CATATCTCAGCAGCCAGAGAGTCGAGAACAGTCCAGAACATCGAGGCAATGACGTTACTCGTGATGTTCCATCTTCGGTCAACATCTAGTCATGGGCTGTGGTACATGATTGGCCTAGCAATGAGAACATCAATCGATCTCGGCTTACATCATGCGGCACATGAACAAAATCTTGATGGTCCTATCGTTCAAAGAAGACGCAGGCTTTTTTGGTCTGTCTATTCTCTTGAAAGAACCATAGCAGTGTCGCTGGGTCGGCCTTTAAGCATCGCAGATAACCAGATCGACGTTGAGCTTCCGAATACCATCATCAACGGGAGCCCATCTGCTTCGGTCCTTGTCGGGAACGACATCACTCTAGCACTTGTTCTTTTTAAGCTTCGCAGGATCGAGTCCAAGATTCACCACTCGGTCTATCGTACGGACAAGACTTTGGACGCACTCCGGCCCAAACTAGACCGGCTGCATCAGCAACTCAAATTCTGGCGGGACTCTCTGAGGGATTGGATTCCTGCAGGTCATCCAGATCTGAACTATGCGCTTCTGCTCTACAATCGTGCGCTCCGTCTTCTGATACAGCCATTTTTGCCGATACTACCAGCAACAGACCCGTTCTACGGACTGTGCATGCGAGCCGCAGGTGACATATGCCAAGCACATAAGAGATTGCATCAGACGCTAGACTACGGCCACAGCTTCATCGCAGTCCAAACAGTCTTTGTTGCAGGAGTCACTCTCGTGTATGGAATCTGGACCCAGGGTAATGCCCTTTGGTCGGTGGCTGTGTCAAACGATATCAGAGCTTGCTCCCTAGTGCTCTTCGTCATGAGCGAGAGGGCTCCCTGGGTACGTAAGTACCGAGACGCATTTGAGGTGCTTGTCAATGCAGCCATGGAAAAGCTTCAGGACAACGAGGCTGGCCTTGCTGAGATGGCCTCGGCCCAAATGAGAGCCGGCAAAGCACCGGGTGCGGCTGATAGCCGTGGAGTACAAAATCCTGACCTCAGTGGGAACGAGACCACGACGCGTCCGATTGATAGCACTTACAATCAATTCTTGATGTCTGAAGACGGTGGAATAGCGCTTGGGGAGTTTGAGGGCGCTTGGCCGATGGTTGCAGAGCTTGCAAATTGGATCGATCAGGACACAGAAGGTGCAAGTCCTGTCTGGATGCCGAATTTTGAGTTACTACAGAGTCTTTCAGGCACTTGGAACGAATAG
- a CDS encoding amidase, producing the protein MSVFSLEVEKANPVTAGVLDDSLRALGLTIKPEEKDEYQRLLAVFHESVVGLMSLPDYVPPVDEERFPREEIRFPVVSENPLGAWAWRCRVEDKTKSGGLLAGKTIAIKDNIAVKGVPMLLGTNFVREYVPNTDATCVARLLESGAIIAGKSVCENMCHSATSSSSSTGHVHNPYAKGYSSGGSSSGSGALVANGDVDMALGADQGGSIRVPAGWCGLYGLKPTFGLVPYTGCGSNEPTNDHVGPMTRTLLDNALMLQVIAGNDNIDDRSFAAPNPDNVPKYYDNLTKLETPKDLSGVKIGILIEGMNQPSVEPRVKACVEAAIQGFKNLGATVDEISIPFHSKGAAVWTAISKSGGYLAKRNLAFGRRGHIMTDLADKFQDLTQKQWDNAYVSSKNIYLNGVYAQAAFPGLLGKATNLSRKLRDDYDNALREFDILVTPNLPYVANFHTPYDASPLEKIGKQVGLTANTAPFNQSGHPVLAMPIGMLPIEEGPLKGSGTKLPVSMQIIGKWWHEEDVYRVAYAWSLEYDWKTR; encoded by the exons ATGTCTGTCTTCTCGCTGGAAGTAGAAAAGGCAAACCCAGTGACAGCAGGAGTCCTGGACGACAGCTTGCGAGCACTTGGCCTTACGATCAAACCGGAAGAAAAGGATGAATATCAGAGGCTTCTAGCCGTGTTCCACGAGTCTGTAGTGGGTCTTATGTCACTCCCTG ATTATGTGCCTCCAGTAGATGAGGAAAGATTCCCAAGGGAGGAAATTCGATTTCCGGTTGTCTCAGAGAATCCTTTGGGTGCTTGGGCTTGGAGGTGCCGAGTAGAGGACAAGACCAAAAGCGGGGGATTGCTGGCAGGTAAAACGATAGCCATCAAAGACAACATCGCAGTCAAGGGCGTTCCGATGCTTCTCGGTACCAACTTTGTTAGAGAATACGTTCCA AACACCGACGCAACGTGTGTGGCAAGGCTGCTAGAATCCGGCGCAATCATTGCTGGAAAGTCCGTGTGCGAGAATATGTGTCATTCCGCTACGAGCAGCTCTTCCTCAACCGGGCATGTACATAACCCCTATGCCAAAGGCTACAGCAGCGGGGGAAGCTCAAGTGGCTCAGGGGCACTCGTAGCCAACGGAGACGTGGATATGGCTCTTGGCGCTGACCAAGGCGGTTCAATACGTGTCCCTGCCGGATGGTGCGGTCTCTATGGGCTGAAGCCGACCTTTGGACTTGTGCCCTACACCGGTTGCGGCTCAAATGAGCCTACCAATGACCATGTCGGCCCCATGACACGAACACTTCTCGACAACGCGTTGATGCTTCAGGTCATTGCGGGCAACGACAACATTGACGACAGATCGTTCGCAGCACCGAACCCAGACAACGTTCCCAAGTACTATGATAACTTGACGAAGCTGGAAACCCCGAAAGATCTGTCCGGTGTCAAGATCGGCATCTTGATAGAAGGTATGAACCAGCCGTCAGTGGAACCTCGCGTCAAGGCATGTGTCGAGGCTGCGATCCAaggttttaaaaatcttgGGGCGACCGTAGATGAAATTTCAATTCCCTTTCACTCCAAGGGAGCAGCCGTTTGGACTGCTATCAGCAAGAGTGGAGGTTACCTGGCGAAGAGAAATCTTGCATTCGGCAGGAGAGGCCACATCATGACCGACTTGGCGGACAAGTTTCAGGACCTTACGCAGAAACAGTGGGATAACGCATACGTTTCGTCAAAGAACATCTATCTCAACGGGGTCTACGCGCAAGCAGCGTTCCCAGGGTTGCTTGGAAAGGCGACGAATCTCAGCAGAAAGCTACGAGACGACTATGACAATGCTCTGCGAGAGTTTGATATTTTGGTGACGCCGAACTTACCCTACGTTGCCAATTTCCATACTCCCTATGACGCGTCCCCGCTCGAGAAGATCGGAAAGCAAGTCGGACTCACTGCTAACACCGCCCCTTTCAATCAATCAGGCCATCCGGTCCTCGCTATGCCGATTGGTATGCTTCCGATTGAGGAAGGTCCTCTGAAAGGTTCGGGAACAAAACTGCCGGTGAGCATGCAAATCATTGGCAAGTGGTGGCATGAAGAAGATGTTTACCGCGTCGCATACGCCTGGAGCTTAGAGTACGATTGGAAGACTAGATGA
- a CDS encoding major facilitator superfamily transporter, whose protein sequence is MSIMSEHTLSEVPTRKDELPPDLLALRTSNAEKGVNIIAQTPSRPYSYREDETVYDRFTPGRKRIITAIVSFAGLGINLASLLVLSALPEVAAAFNTTGTVINFTNALFLLMMGIGVLFWGPLSQVYGRKWLQSALNRPIWHISRPTLELNVLDLRHIDSVVLHVFTGYSGFPQSASFLHLPDIYRPTERGTALGWFLGGTLIGPALGPFIGGVIVTYSTWKSLFWFQGALGGAAMVLAVAFLPETSHGKWSEELEGMTTKEKISQIWEWANPFRVISLFRYPKILIVNNGRPSGCVATAYGGKALHQCGVAASSVLWNMQVLLTPVRYVINPRFHLTSPLQSGFFFLAPGAGYLVGTFFGGRYADYTVKKWIAKRGRRIPEDRLRSAFIALGVVIPATTIIYGWAIDKAKGGIPLPVICMFLQGVAQMVCFPCLNSYCLDVFRERAAEVMAGNYFIRYTFAAIGTAVVLPGIQGIGVGWFSTVSALFVAISSAAVCGIVIFGTRQKNREEKSERAQAHGIAGV, encoded by the exons ATGTCCATCATGTCTGAACACACATTGTCAGAGGTCCCCACGAGGAAGGACGAATTACCTCCCGACCTGCTTGCGTTGAGAACCTCCAACGCTGAGAAGGGTGTGAACATTATTGCTCAAACGCCCAGCCGACCATACTCGTACCGTGAAGATGAGACAGTCTACGATCGCTTTACACCCGGTCGTAAGCGAATTATCACAGCCATCGTGTCCTTCGCTGGTTTGGGCATTAACCTAGCTTCACTGCTCGTGCTCTCAGCGTTGCCGGAGGTAGCAGCGGCTTTCAACACAACTGGAACAGTCATCAATTTTACCAATGCTCTTTTCCTATTAATGATGGGCATCGGTGTTCTCTTCTGGGGCCCATTAAGTCAGGTCTACGGTAGAAAATGG TTGCAGTCAGCTCTCAATCGGCCAATTTGGCATATATCTCGCCCTACACTTGAACTAAATGTCCTAGATCTTCGTCATATCGACAGTGTTGTTCTGCACGTTTTCACTGGCTACAGCGGTTTCCCCCAATCTGCCAGCTTTCTTCATCTTCC TGACATTTATCGTCCGACTGAACGTGGCACGGCATTGGGTTGGTTTCTTGGAGGCACCCT TATCGGGCCTGCTCTTGGTCCTTTCATCGGAGGTGTCATCGTTACGTACTCAACCTGGAAATCTCTTTTCTGGTTCCAGGGCGCTCTCGGTGGCGCTGCTATGGTCCTGGCAGTCGCATTCCTCCCGGAAACAAGTCACGGAAAGTGGTCTGAAGAATTGGAGGGAATGACAACCAAAGAGAAGATTAGCCAGATCTGGGAGTGGGCGAATCCGTTTCGAGTCATCAGTCTATTTCGGTACCCCAAGATCCTCATCGTC AACAACGGCCGTCCCAGTGGATGTGTAGCTACAGCCTACGGCGGTAAGGCCCTTCACCAATGT GGTGTTGCGGCATCGTCTGTCCTGTGGAATATGCAGGTTCTCTTGACACCAGTTCGCTACGTTATCAACCCGAGATTCCACCTTACCTCCCCTCTGCAGTCAGgattcttcttcttggcacCTGGAGCAGGATATCTCGTTGGTACCTTTTTTGGCGGCCGATATGCCGATTACACCGTGAAGAAGTGGATCGCTAAGAGGGGACGGCGTATTCCGGAAGACCGTCTACGGAGTGCCTTTATCGCGCTAGGGGTTGTCATCCCGGCGACCACCATCATCTATGGATGGGCAATCGACAAGGCTAAGGGCGGTATCCCACTCCCCGTCATCTGCATGTTCTTGCAAGGCGTTGCGCAGATGGTCTGCTTCCCGTGTCTTAACAGTTACTGTTTAGATGTCTTCAGAGAGAGGGCAGCTGAAGTCATGG CTGGCAACTACTTCATCAGGTACACTTTTGCTGCCATCGGTACGGCAGTGGTACTTCCAGGTATTCAGGGCATTGGTGTGGGTTGGTTCTCCACAGTGAGTGCTCTCTTCGTTGCGATTTCAAGTGCTGCTGTGTGTGGTATCGTCATCTTTGGTACGAGACAGAAGAACAGGGAGGAAAAGTCGGAACGCGCCCAAGCACATGGGATTGCTGGAGTTTAA
- a CDS encoding acetyltransferase yields the protein MTKSSKVQEGVRVTATLRPATLDDATAISELATHVFTVTFGHSVEPHELQAFLEESYSLEAITKDLDDSNKDTLLAVDPTGDILGFAMLTRGSSEPCISHLDGTVELQRIYMYPKAQGTGAAKLLADRLEDMAREQGFKHMWLGVWEDNLRAQKAYGKWGYEECGTHDFAIGSVIQTDNIMVKKL from the coding sequence ATGACAAAGTCCTCCAAGGTCCAAGAAGGCGTTCGCGTGACGGCCACGCTCAGGCCAGCAACTCTTGATGACGCCACAGCAATATCAGAGCTCGCCACCCATGTCTTCACGGTCACATTCGGCCATTCAGTCGAGCCGCATGAGCTCCAAGCGTTCCTAGAGGAGTCCTACAGCCTCGAAGCCATCACAAAAGATCTCGACGACTCAAACAAAGACACACTACTCGCGGTTGATCCTACTGGAGACATCCTGGGTTTCGCCATGCTCACCCGGGGCTCCTCAGAGCCATGTATCTCACATCTTGACGGTACTGTTGAGCTGCAGAGAATTTACATGTATCCAAAGGCACAAGGCACGGGCGCTGCAAAGCTTCTGGCAGACAGGTTAGAAGACATGGCTAGGGAACAAGGGTTCAAGCACATGTGGTTGGGCGTCTGGGAAGACAATCTTCGGGCGCAAAAGGCGTATGGGAAATGGGGATATGAGGAATGTGGCACCCATGACTTTGCCATTGGATCAGTGATCCAAACTGATAACATTATGGTGAAGAAACTCTGA
- a CDS encoding CCCH zinc finger DNA binding protein, which yields MSNADSQGPLSLEKRWQMCKIQDDHKASLIEDLFSHIAELSDKLSEVKMELKEKKMLVRSLFDTDDRIKYQIEKLQNEKACCTTRFTSQKDTDPARTNTVLQWSSLTATFSDDLANNQFLDDLIEQGLEGGKKAASLLRLAVFDELKAIDPCLPHHLQLAVRVYANLKGLAKTYTEMGIIPDPSVLDDFVRGFNMWNAMCDFVDAGNGKECTDEKLKDSGYARVLGSYLDNDEIRKKVVLLEGPPFAQELAEIKDQFRVAIFNRVFRRQKLFNNIKRKVSYNITPPLTPSPNYASAAARAPSVLAGDLPVRQQAMVNSRMPPLGQVLRNKAGQRIDPPLDFTHQDFILMKNRKLSQLHRSKLRIWPPVSSGELQWGKLPPEIPARVA from the exons ATGTCAAACGCAGACAGCCAAGGACCGCTATCGCTGGAAAAAAGATGGCAAATGTGCAAAATTCAGGATGACCACAAGGCTTCCCTCATTGAG GATTTGTTCTCTCACATTGCAGAGCTTTCCGACAAGCTCTCCGAGGTTAAGATGGAGctaaaggaaaagaagatGCTGGTACGGTCTCTTTTCGATACCGATGACAGGATCAAATATCAGATCGAAAAGTTGCAAAACGAGAAAGCATGTTGTACAACCCGCTTTACCAGTCAGAAAGACACTGACCCAGCTAGGACAAACACTGTTTTGCAATGGTCCTCGTTGACGGCGACT TTTTCTGATGACTTGGCGAACAATCAGTTTCTGGATGATCTTATTGAGCAAGGACTCGAGGGAGGCAAGAAAGCTGCAAGCCTTTTACGTCTCGCTGTTTTTGATGAGCTAAAGGCCATTGACCCCTGCCTTCCGCATCACTTACAACTTGCCGTCCGCGTTTACGCCAACTTGAAGGGTCTGGCCAAGACTTACACCGAAATGGGCATTATCCCTGATCCGAGCGTTTTGGATGATTTCGTCCGAGGCTTCAACATGTGGAACGCAATGTGCGACTTTGTTGACGCGGGTAATGGCAAGGAGTGTACGGATGAAAAGTTGAAGG ATAGCGGTTACGCTCGCGTGTTGGGATCGTACCTCGATAACGATGAGATTCGCAAGAAGGTCGTCCTTCTCGAGGGACCTCCATTTGCGCAGGAGCTAGCCGAGATTAAAGACCAGTTCCGCGTCGCTATTTTCAACAGGGTTTTCAGGCGTCAGAAACTGTTCAACAACATCAAGCGTAAGGTTTCATATAACATCACACCACCATTGACGCCCTCGCCCAACTATGCGTCAGCCGCTGCCAGAGCTCCATCGGTTCTCGCTGGAGACCTGCCAGTACGCCAACAAGCCATGGTCAACTCCAGGATGCCTCCTTTAGGGCAGGTGCTTCGGAACAAGGCCGGGCAGCGAATTGATCCACCACTCGATTTTACCCACCAGGACTTCATTCTGATGAAGAACCGCAAGTT GTCTCAGCTGCACCGATCCAAATTGCGTATTTGGCCACCAGTGTCCTCGGGAGAGTTGCAATGGGGCAAGCTGCCGCCTGAGATTCCCGCTAGAGTTGCATAA